One region of Triticum aestivum cultivar Chinese Spring chromosome 6B, IWGSC CS RefSeq v2.1, whole genome shotgun sequence genomic DNA includes:
- the LOC123133762 gene encoding protein STRUBBELIG-RECEPTOR FAMILY 3 isoform X1: protein MEPMQGRVQMWMLLWLAFCLLEHSHSLVFPFPMPFFAPSYTNQQDVDAVNELYASLGSPDLRGWAASGGDPCEEAWQGVQCLGPNITEIALKGAGLEGKLSEALGKLTAVTRLFVNLHHISVLLSVHYHFSLFIDIVFGLCSCRDLSSNNLGGELPESMAMLKSLSALHVQNNSLTGTLDVLRDLPLKDLNVENNQFAGSIPEKMLNIPKFLRNGNHFTIPIPGSSPTPATSSPSPAAHPHITVIPAVTPQDTTHGGAPRRHANKVFPAKAAGFSILAASLLTIAVVVIVFATLRRRQEMSTREGHLSAIARSVAIWTRKPPKLGATANPDKQHSTVAANDIVGSTLRDCTKVSGLSAHTPLKNYSMPSIVSDKNVQRGSEEGKPSTVSFKFFTVAYLQQCTNSFSAENFLRETRFGNIYLAERPECKFAVLKLRDTATKMAADVFLENVRTIADLRHPNIEELVGCCVEHGQRLLVYKYFSEHTLDDMIHRGSSDTADPGSKFLWEARIAVALEAAKALEYLHDGGGGQEGHVAVVHGHFRPEHVLVDGEARVRVSGCGLAPFAPPSASGTTTDWQDDALSYVGPPEEAATTEAATGRDVYCFGVVMLQLLTGRRPYDNVRPRGERLLVPWAGARLHDLSALRRMADPRLRGTPVPVRSLSRFADIISRCVQREAEFRPAMAEVVQDLMGATATEEAHIANDCGELSPVTAEYQLGVNCSL, encoded by the exons ATGGAGCCAATGCAAGGAAGAGTGCAGATGTGGATGCTCCTGTGGCTCGCCTTCTGCTTGCTCGAGCATTCGCATTCGCTGGTGTTCCCGTTCCCCATGCCGTTCTTCGCCCCTTCCTACACCAACCAGCAAGACG TTGATGCTGTGAACGAGCTGTACGCGTCACTGGGCTCGCCGGACCTCCGTGGCTGGGCTGCCTCGGGAGGAGACCCTTGCGAGGAGGCATGGCAAGGGGTGCAGTGCCTCGGCCCCAACATAACCGAAAT AGCACTCAAAGGCGCGGGTCTAGAAGGGAAGCTGAGCGAGGCACTCGGAAAGCTCACTGCTGTTACAAGATTGTTTGTGAATTTACATCATATTTCAGTTCTACTTTCTGTCCACTACCACTTCAGTTTATTTATTGACATTGTTTTTGGATTGTGTTCATGCAGGGACCTGTCATCAAACAACCTCGGCGGTGAGCTGCCGGAGTCAATGGCAATGCTCAAATCCCTTTCAGCACT GCATGTGCAGAACAACAGCCTAACTGGGACACTCGATGTGCTGCGTGATCTTCCCCTGAAAGACCT GAATGTGGAGAACAATCAGTTCGCAGGATCAATCCCAGAGAAGATGCTGAACATCCCAAAATTTCT AAGAAATGGCAACCATTTCACCATTCCGATCCCTGGTTCCTCTCCGACTCCGGCGACGTCGTCTCCTTCTCCAGCTGCACATCCTCACATTACTGTAATTCCAGCAGTTACTCCACAGGACACTACACACGGTGGGGCTCCTCGGAGGCACGCCAACAAGGTGTTTCCGGCAAAGGCTGCCGGATTCAGCATTCTCGCTGCCAGTTTATTGACCATTGCTGTCGTTGTAATCGTGTTCGCAACCTTGAGAAGGCGGCAGGAGATGTCCACTCGGGAAGGGCACCTGAGCGCAATTGCGAGGAGCGTGGCAATCTGGACAAGGAAGCCTCCTAAGCTAGGTGCAACTGCCAACCCTGACAAACAACACAGTACAG TCGCTGCAAATGACATTGTGGGGAGCACTCTGAGAGATTGCACAAAGGTGTCGGGTTTATCGGCACATACACCTCTCAAGAACTACAGCATGCCAAGCATTGTTTCAGATAAGAATGTTCAGCGGGGGTCAGAAGAAGGCAAACCCTCGACGGTTTCCTTCAAGTTCTTCACTGTTGCATATCTGCAACAGTGCACCAACAGCTTCAGCGCTGAGAATTTTCTGCGAGAAACTCGGTTCGGCAATATCTATCTTGCAGAGCGCCCAGAATGCAAG TTTGCGGTGCTGAAGCTTCGCGACACGGCTACGAAAATGGCGGCTGACGTGTTTCTGGAGAATGTTCGGACCATCGCCGACCTTCGACACCCCAACATAGAAGAGCTTGTGGGTTGCTGCGTGGAGCACGGACAGAGGCTGCTCGTGTACAAATATTTCAGCGAACACACATTGGACGACATGATCCACCGCGGCAGCAGCGACACTGCCGATCCCGGCAGCAAGTTCCTGTGGGAAGCTCGGATCGCCGTGGCCCTCGAGGCCGCCAAGGCTCTCGAATACCTCCATGACggtggcggcggccaggagggACATGTCGCCGTTGTCCACGGACATTTCAGGCCGGAGCATGTCCTTGTCGACGGCGAGGCGCGGGTGCGCGTGTCCGGATGCGGCCTCGCCCCGTTCGCGCCACCGTCAGCGTCAGGAACTACTACGGACTGGCAAGACGACGCACTGAGCTACGTCGGTCCGCCGGAAGAAGCCGCAACGACGGAGGCGGCCACAGGCCGCGACGTGTACTGCTTCGGTGTGGTGATGCTGCAGCTCCTGACGGGGCGCAGGCCCTACGACAATGTGCGGCCGCGAGGGGAGAGGCTCCTGGTGCCGTGGGCTGGCGCGCGGCTGCACGATCTGAGCGCTCTGCGCAGGATGGCCGACCCACGCCTCCGGGGCACGCCGGTGCCGGTCAGGTCCCTATCACGGTTCGCGGACATCATCAGCAGATGCGTGCAG CGGGAGGCTGAGTTCCGGCCGGCGATGGCGGAGGTGGTGCAGGACCTGATGGGCGCCACCGCCACGGAAGAGGCGCACATAGCGAACGACTGCGGAGAGCTATCGCCGGTGACGGCAGAGTACCAACTTGGTGTGAACTGCTCGCTCTGA
- the LOC123133762 gene encoding protein STRUBBELIG isoform X2: MEPMQGRVQMWMLLWLAFCLLEHSHSLVFPFPMPFFAPSYTNQQDVDAVNELYASLGSPDLRGWAASGGDPCEEAWQGVQCLGPNITEIALKGAGLEGKLSEALGKLTAVTRLDLSSNNLGGELPESMAMLKSLSALHVQNNSLTGTLDVLRDLPLKDLNVENNQFAGSIPEKMLNIPKFLRNGNHFTIPIPGSSPTPATSSPSPAAHPHITVIPAVTPQDTTHGGAPRRHANKVFPAKAAGFSILAASLLTIAVVVIVFATLRRRQEMSTREGHLSAIARSVAIWTRKPPKLGATANPDKQHSTVAANDIVGSTLRDCTKVSGLSAHTPLKNYSMPSIVSDKNVQRGSEEGKPSTVSFKFFTVAYLQQCTNSFSAENFLRETRFGNIYLAERPECKFAVLKLRDTATKMAADVFLENVRTIADLRHPNIEELVGCCVEHGQRLLVYKYFSEHTLDDMIHRGSSDTADPGSKFLWEARIAVALEAAKALEYLHDGGGGQEGHVAVVHGHFRPEHVLVDGEARVRVSGCGLAPFAPPSASGTTTDWQDDALSYVGPPEEAATTEAATGRDVYCFGVVMLQLLTGRRPYDNVRPRGERLLVPWAGARLHDLSALRRMADPRLRGTPVPVRSLSRFADIISRCVQREAEFRPAMAEVVQDLMGATATEEAHIANDCGELSPVTAEYQLGVNCSL, from the exons ATGGAGCCAATGCAAGGAAGAGTGCAGATGTGGATGCTCCTGTGGCTCGCCTTCTGCTTGCTCGAGCATTCGCATTCGCTGGTGTTCCCGTTCCCCATGCCGTTCTTCGCCCCTTCCTACACCAACCAGCAAGACG TTGATGCTGTGAACGAGCTGTACGCGTCACTGGGCTCGCCGGACCTCCGTGGCTGGGCTGCCTCGGGAGGAGACCCTTGCGAGGAGGCATGGCAAGGGGTGCAGTGCCTCGGCCCCAACATAACCGAAAT AGCACTCAAAGGCGCGGGTCTAGAAGGGAAGCTGAGCGAGGCACTCGGAAAGCTCACTGCTGTTACAAGATT GGACCTGTCATCAAACAACCTCGGCGGTGAGCTGCCGGAGTCAATGGCAATGCTCAAATCCCTTTCAGCACT GCATGTGCAGAACAACAGCCTAACTGGGACACTCGATGTGCTGCGTGATCTTCCCCTGAAAGACCT GAATGTGGAGAACAATCAGTTCGCAGGATCAATCCCAGAGAAGATGCTGAACATCCCAAAATTTCT AAGAAATGGCAACCATTTCACCATTCCGATCCCTGGTTCCTCTCCGACTCCGGCGACGTCGTCTCCTTCTCCAGCTGCACATCCTCACATTACTGTAATTCCAGCAGTTACTCCACAGGACACTACACACGGTGGGGCTCCTCGGAGGCACGCCAACAAGGTGTTTCCGGCAAAGGCTGCCGGATTCAGCATTCTCGCTGCCAGTTTATTGACCATTGCTGTCGTTGTAATCGTGTTCGCAACCTTGAGAAGGCGGCAGGAGATGTCCACTCGGGAAGGGCACCTGAGCGCAATTGCGAGGAGCGTGGCAATCTGGACAAGGAAGCCTCCTAAGCTAGGTGCAACTGCCAACCCTGACAAACAACACAGTACAG TCGCTGCAAATGACATTGTGGGGAGCACTCTGAGAGATTGCACAAAGGTGTCGGGTTTATCGGCACATACACCTCTCAAGAACTACAGCATGCCAAGCATTGTTTCAGATAAGAATGTTCAGCGGGGGTCAGAAGAAGGCAAACCCTCGACGGTTTCCTTCAAGTTCTTCACTGTTGCATATCTGCAACAGTGCACCAACAGCTTCAGCGCTGAGAATTTTCTGCGAGAAACTCGGTTCGGCAATATCTATCTTGCAGAGCGCCCAGAATGCAAG TTTGCGGTGCTGAAGCTTCGCGACACGGCTACGAAAATGGCGGCTGACGTGTTTCTGGAGAATGTTCGGACCATCGCCGACCTTCGACACCCCAACATAGAAGAGCTTGTGGGTTGCTGCGTGGAGCACGGACAGAGGCTGCTCGTGTACAAATATTTCAGCGAACACACATTGGACGACATGATCCACCGCGGCAGCAGCGACACTGCCGATCCCGGCAGCAAGTTCCTGTGGGAAGCTCGGATCGCCGTGGCCCTCGAGGCCGCCAAGGCTCTCGAATACCTCCATGACggtggcggcggccaggagggACATGTCGCCGTTGTCCACGGACATTTCAGGCCGGAGCATGTCCTTGTCGACGGCGAGGCGCGGGTGCGCGTGTCCGGATGCGGCCTCGCCCCGTTCGCGCCACCGTCAGCGTCAGGAACTACTACGGACTGGCAAGACGACGCACTGAGCTACGTCGGTCCGCCGGAAGAAGCCGCAACGACGGAGGCGGCCACAGGCCGCGACGTGTACTGCTTCGGTGTGGTGATGCTGCAGCTCCTGACGGGGCGCAGGCCCTACGACAATGTGCGGCCGCGAGGGGAGAGGCTCCTGGTGCCGTGGGCTGGCGCGCGGCTGCACGATCTGAGCGCTCTGCGCAGGATGGCCGACCCACGCCTCCGGGGCACGCCGGTGCCGGTCAGGTCCCTATCACGGTTCGCGGACATCATCAGCAGATGCGTGCAG CGGGAGGCTGAGTTCCGGCCGGCGATGGCGGAGGTGGTGCAGGACCTGATGGGCGCCACCGCCACGGAAGAGGCGCACATAGCGAACGACTGCGGAGAGCTATCGCCGGTGACGGCAGAGTACCAACTTGGTGTGAACTGCTCGCTCTGA